AGCCTTGTGATGATTGGTGTCGTGACAGTCTTGCAAGAGCCTAATTGCAAAGGCTTTTGTGCCTTCATATTAGTCAGAAGTTTGTGAAATATATAAATGAGAATGACATGATAGTGACTGAAAATGATCATACGCAAGTTTAAGGAGTGTATGATGAAGAAAGTGATGAGGAGCCACTTGAAACTAGTACAAAATTAGTTAACAATAGCCGGTTGATGCAACATTGTGCAAACAAATTGTAGGATCACTCAAATATTTGTGTCACACCATGCCTGATATTACATATGGTGTAGGTTCAATCAGTAGATTCATGGACAAACCTATAACATCTCAATTAATATATAGCTGCCAAAAGAATATTGAAATATGTGAAGGGAACTGAAGGACTTGGAATACTGTATGGAACTAATCAGTACAAGCTAGAACCTGAAATGTATGGCTACTCTGACTCAAATTGGAGTGGTGCCATAAATGACAAGAAGAGTACACTGCAGCTTATGTGTTTATGTCTATGGTAATGCATCATTTTCATGTTGTTCAAAGAAGGAATCAGTGGTGGCACTATATTATCATGTGAGGCTAAGTACATAAATGCATCAATGGCAGCTTGCCAAGATCAATGGTTAGGAATTAAGCTTTATAGAAGATGAGAAAGTGAGATTGCTATTGGATAGCAAATCAACAAGTGATCAAGCAAAACACCTCATTGCTCATGGAAGTAGTATGCATATAGAAACCAAATATAATTTTCTGAGAGATCAAGTGAACCATATATGATTAACCGTATCTGCAACAATGCAAGACAGAATTGCAACTTGCAAATTTGTTAACAAAGGCATTGAAGACAACAAGTTCATTTGAAGACTTGAAGAGGAGATTGAGAATGAATAATTCCGCAACTAATTGATCGGAAGGTCCCCCTCGAGGACCTTCCGCAACTAATTGATGATAAGGTAAGGATTAAGGAGGTGTATtagttaatgtatttttttattagttttgatGTTCAAGACTTGCTATGCAAGTAACATGTCTTGTAGTTAGAAAGTTAGTTATACTAAGTAATTAGGAGGTAGTTAGGTGGTTACAACTAGTTAAACACACTCTCTAGTCTCTAACACACATTGAATATGGATACAATCAACAAACACATTCTGACTCTTTAACATTGAATATATTTAATGAATATAATATTAAAGTCAAGACTCAAGATACATGAACAAGATTATTGAGACGAGAACTAGTAGTACTACAGTCTACAGTTCAATTCCACTACACAAGCTTCACACTTACATTTCCAAACAAGACAATAGAGCAAAAAGAGAAAAGGAATATTGACACAGAAATATGCTATAGTAGTATACAACAAAAATCACTTTTGTCCAATCCATCACTGAACAATTTTACACTAAACCAATGTTATCTTGAATTGAAATACATGAATTACGCCTCTGAAAACTACTCCATTCATGATCCACCTGCCAACAATAATTGAAGTAAAAGGAAACttaattaacaaaacaaaacgTAAGGTAAAGCATCACAATTACTAGCAAGCAGACAGCATATAATGATTTGCCCAAAATGCCAAATGAATGTAACCCACTCATCTCCTTccttttttatatttcattctAATTCTATCTCCTTTATGTATGaatgcatttaatttttattttttatctttccaaaTACATTATATTGGTAGTATTAATCgatctattttaaaatcatagAGATTAATTATTATGCATCGAcattataaactatttttatacatgcatttaattaaattagattataatgtcatttttataagtttgttCTTGAAATATCTCAAAAAACGTCTGCATGACATGATTTAATTGGATgcatgtataaaaaaattgtatacaaattaaatccaaaattatatatttaatggtTTTTTGATCGGatacattggtaaaaaaaaagtgattagtTTTTAATAGTAAATCTATTTCTTATAGtactattttataaaaaaaaaatattaaaagttttcATGagaatataaagaaaaaaaatctaaaaaaagaagttaaactccaaaaaattagttttttttttttatgttggtaaattaaataaaaatatcttctaattttctttaaatctttaaaaattaaatagattTACAGATGAGATTAATACAATAGAAATCCCTTTCATAATCCCAATTCAATCGTATAAAAACCCATTTACAGCTAGGATCTAAGAAATATCAGGatgttaaaatgaaaaattagtgTTCAATTACCAATTAGTGCATAAAAACATGACATAAACctaatttaattcaatttttgaagCATAATCacagcattaaaaaaaaaaaaaaagaacaagtaGAGAGAAAAAAGGGTACTTACAAAAGGTAAATTGAGGGGTGATGATGGATCACTTGGTGATAATATAGATAGCATAGATAATTCCAGGAAGATATCCAAAAAGGGTAAGCACCAAACAGATCCAGAACTCAACctatacaaaattaattaattaattaagcatgaaaaaattacaaaactaaCCCTGAAAAGgggaaaaagataaagaagaggGTGTTTTTACATACTTCACAGCCAAATTTGAGGAAGACACCAAGAGGTGGGAGGAGGATGGCAAGAATGATATCAACAAAAGTAGCTGTTCCCATTTTTTGTTCTTGAGTTCaaatttgaaagaagaaagaaagaaaaatgttactACAAAAAGACACTTTACTTTATTTTAAGAAGAGGGTGTGAGTGATGTGATACGATAAAGACGAGGGAGGTTGCGGTTAAATTTATAGGACATGGAGCGGATCATCCAACCAACATTTCCATTTTCAGTCACTTTTTGGAACCACGTGGCTTCTTTACGTTGCTAAGGAATTATCCAACTATTATCATCGACTccaattctcttttttttttttttttttttatatttaatcgTATGGATTCTCGACATCTAATTTCTAGAAAAAATACTCATAATTTAAAGTTTATCTGCgaaagataaataaagtttaGTTGAGAATtgttttcaacaaaaattaaactcGTAATTTCCATAAGTTTTATTCTTATAGTAGCCTAATGGTTTGAGTCGCATATTATAAATGTCGAGAAGTGAAGTTTCGACTTTTAATTTCAACCCTTTCAATAATGCTCCCTACtgttctttttataaggaacactttgagaaataaatttagtcaattttataagaaaatttgaacaattttcaaatgttttaaatgttcaatttcacttatgtctTTATTTATTacgagagagaatttaaaaacaaGTAACTTAGttaaataaagagtaattaaataagggtatacatgaaataaatttaaatttataagagtattaaatgaaaataattacatTAAATGTGCTTCTTTGGTCTGTGTAATTATTTCaaaatgttccttataaaaaagactGGAGTACAAGTTCAGAATCTCGTATAAGATGAATTTGAATTTAGATGAATATATTCaacttaataatatatatattagcattattaattgagttaaaatttatgagcaaaattaattatttatttttattatatcatAATATAATCATGCTAAATTGATTCAATTTTCTCTTGTGTCAATTTTGGTTGattaatttagtttcttcaaaaaaaaatcatactaaATTGATTTACTTTTTTGGTATTGTTTTTTTACGGAACTTTTCTACTATTGTTAAGAGCTAATTTTATACTTCCtctgtcccattttataagactcATTTTGACTAAtacattattcatatattttgttttgaccatatttttccaaaagtatataaacataaatataatcatataagatattgtttgatttgtttcgatgaatatttttaaaatatcaaatttttataatttttactaataaaaaattaaaaataatcctaatcaaaattatactttaGCATACGTGCTTTGGTCAATGAGTTATTATATTACTAATATTAAGTGATctatccaaaaaatatatatattaagcgATGAACTTTAAATTTCAACCGTTAAGagctaattaattaatttgacaCGTTCATAAAAACTACTACTACAACGGTTGAATTCTCAACGGTAAtgtataaatgaataaataaattaaactgGTTCAGTATCTAGTAATAAGAATCTATCTGTATAGGCTACTTGCAGTCATAAATGAATATTTCTATATATGAAAACTTGCGACTAAGAAGCGATGATAATGGGACCAAAAGGAAGAGAGAAGCTAAATAACGAGTAGTTAcaattgcgtaaaaaaaaaaaaaattcatgttaaCCGATGCCCCAAGACATTTGTCAGGTGTGAGTCATTCAATTCTTTATCCTTCctcaagtgattttttttttcatccaaaCACATGCACCACCGTTGTGGCATTCAACGGGACACGCCGTCTGACCACCTTTTATCAgaaagactttcgatacaatgAGCCGGTTAAACCCTTCGTCAAATCATCGACCAGGTGGGGGAGCAGAAGTGGATAAGTTAAAGAAAATAAGTATTTTGTGCAATATATTAGAAAACTCTAAAAACAACCAAGACATTGAACtcagtggttaatgagcttttGTTAAGAGAAATTGTTCGGAcgaattcaaattcaattcatgaTAAGAACAACTTTTTATCAGATTTAATTTATCTTATGATTGAACTCTAAGTTATCTGATCTCGTAAATATCATATGATAAACAAAAATTTCCAAAAGCAAATGGTCCACGATCCACATGATACGTCGGCAATGGGCATATAATGGAAAATAAAAAGGAGAATGTTTAGTAGCTGGCTGGTACACGTGACGGACCCATTTTCTAACATGGAAGGGACGGTTAGCTTAGCTTAACTTAACCACAAAGGATTAAAGGTTGGATAAGAATAAGAAGAAAGAGTATGTGAGAAGATATGTAATTAGGGATTTTGTTAATCAAAATTTAGAgatataagaataagatggaATTGAAGGCATGTGCGAGCGTGACCATACCATAAAGACCGTTTTATCGCTGCCGTACGTTGCTTCCTGTCACTGTGGCATCCTACACACATAAATAACACTGTCGCTCACTTCAACCTCAAGCTAagacaaattataattatttttaaaaatataattagtgGTCACTGGTTAatgttaatattatatttttcttattagaAAAAATTGACAATAGTAAGACTTAACTTTTCTTCAACttaatgtgaatatttttttttttattacaataagTTGTGGATCGAACCCAAACCTGTAAAgtactactcaaacccctcaccactagatcaaacctagtggtTTAATGTGAATACTTTTTCTTTGAATGGCAACTCAATGTGACATGATtctgtaaaatatattttttacacgGGACAATAAAGTGATGATACTAAGAAGATATTTCTTTCGATATCAAGTATCAGAAacttcagtaaaaaaaaatcagaaattgTGATATTTTTAAGAAggttttttaaaaagttatgCATATTAATGTTATGCTcctaaatttttaaatataatttttaagcttagaaaagttcacaccaaaaatTATTATcgatattatgaaaagtccacactaaaatttttatatacagatatttttatcattaaaaaaaataacttcaagAATTCTTGCCCTAcagaaaacttcaaaataaataaatgggtATGGAAAAGCAGGCGTTATCTAATGTGGTACACGTGGGGAGGTGGGTCGCGGCCGACCTGAACATCACATCAACATTATACTGTACAATGTTTTGATTAAGACATCAATTTTATATAATGTGGTGTTAcaatattcttttcatttttttaataaaaaatcatgaaagAGGTAAAACCCCAAACAAAATGAAACACCTTGCCCATTCTTCCAACACGCTAAGACGTACTTCATTCGgatacaaatataagaaaaaaattatttacgtggtgtttaagaaatttggttaatcagaaaaaaaaattacataccagaacactttttttcaaagtgttccggtaaccaaatttttttcttcagggttttaatttatatatgagaaaaaattcgtacattcaaaattaatgttggagTAGATAgacaattgttggggtagaaaaaaaattccagaaaattaaaattacataaaaagaCTCACATAATTTAGTCCAAAATTTTAAAGATC
This genomic interval from Trifolium pratense cultivar HEN17-A07 linkage group LG6, ARS_RC_1.1, whole genome shotgun sequence contains the following:
- the LOC123891010 gene encoding hydrophobic protein RCI2B, translated to MGTATFVDIILAILLPPLGVFLKFGCEVEFWICLVLTLFGYLPGIIYAIYIITK